A genome region from Arachis duranensis cultivar V14167 chromosome 8, aradu.V14167.gnm2.J7QH, whole genome shotgun sequence includes the following:
- the LOC127741259 gene encoding S-locus-specific glycoprotein S13-like, with protein sequence MGNFIIVIPIICFCFVFPISKIKAETDTITHFQSLSKNQTLVSKNGEFELGFFALDNSTNHYYLGIWYKKIPGQTIVWVANREKPATNPNFVLLIINNTTNNTLLLSHNNNVVWSVSVARKPKNPVLQLLDSGNLVLREQNNDDENEEKNYVWQSFDYPGDTLLPGMKLGKDLRTGFVRRLTAWKNKKDPSPGTFNWEMDVTKWPEPMQRIGSMKQFSSGPWIGVDYGSKPTRKNPSTFEYVYFSNKDEVYFSFYLLNNNSVSTRMVLDQATYRRLYLVWINSDQEWLVYNSLPRVFCERYGVCGPNSNCDWDKRLLARQATELRK encoded by the exons ATGGGAAACTTCATTATTGTTATACCAATTATATGTTTCTGCTTTGTCTTTCCAATCTCCAAAATCAAAGCAGAAACTGATACCATCACTCACTTCCAGTCTCTAAGTAAAAACCAGACCTTAGTTTCCAAGAATGGAGAATTTGAACTTGGTTTCTTCGCTCTTGATAACTCTACCAACCATTACTACCTTGGCATTTGGTACAAAAAAATCCCAGGCCAAACCATTGTATGGGTGGCAAACCGTGAAAAACCGGCCACAAATCCAAACTTTGTTCTATTGATTATAAACAACACAACAAATAACACACTTCTCCTTAGTCACAACAACAATGTTGTATGGTCCGTGAGCGTAGCAAGAAAACCAAAGAATCCAGTTCTGCAGCTCTTGGATTCAGGGAATCTTGTTCTAAGAGAACAAAACAATGATGATGAGAATGAAGAAAAGAATTATGTATGGCAAAGCTTTGATTACCCTGGTGATACACTCTTGCCAGGGATGAAGCTTGGTAAGGATTTGAGGACGGGTTTCGTTAGGCGCTTAACGgcgtggaagaacaagaaagatCCTTCACCAGGAACCTTTAATTGGGAAATGGATGTGACTAAGTGGCCAGAACCAATGCAACGAATAGGATCAATGAAACAGTTCAGCTCTGGACCATGGATTGGAGTGGACTATGGTAGCAAACCAACGAGAAAGAACCCATCGACCTTTGAATATGTTTACTTCTCCAACAAGGATGAAGTGTACTTCTCATTCTACCTCCTTAATAACAATTCAGTTTCCACGAGGATGGTGTTGGATCAAGCCACCTACAGGCGTCTGTATTTGGTTTGGATTAATTCTGACCAAGAATGGCTGGTTTATAATTCACTGCCAAGAGTCTTTTGCGAGCGATATGGAGTTTGTGGTCCTAATTCCAATTGTGATTGGGATAA GAGGTTGCTTGCGCGACAAGCCACTGAATTGCGAAAGTGA
- the LOC107462453 gene encoding G-type lectin S-receptor-like serine/threonine-protein kinase SD1-1, with the protein MKVPDTSNCLYLNQSMNLVECRDKCLRNCSCVAYANSDIRGEGSGCALWFGDLNDLRTLPDAGQDLYIRVPASELETKNGRKIKIGIAVGVTIGVLCGLVLVFFLVRKGRTRSILKDRSKEEQEEDPKVPLYDLSVIVSSTDNFSHKNKLGEGGFGSVFKGTLENGQRIAVKRLSSGSGQGIKEFKNEIALIAKLQHRNLVKLQGYCIQNEEKLLIYEYMPNKSLDFFIFDQTKKRVLDWNTRFNIILGIAKGLLYLHQDSRHRVIHRDLKASNVLLDDEMNPKISDFGLARILGGDQTTEITRCVVGTYGYIAPEYAIDGNFSVKSDVFSFGVLLLEIVSGKKNRGDQHQNQNTNLIEQAWNLWIEGRPLDLISEDLKESCNGSEALRCIHISFLCLQQHPHDRPSMSFVIMMLDSEICLPQPKQPALFVGEYYSSLNKSNLISGNELSMSILEAR; encoded by the exons ATGAAAGTGCCTGATACTTCGAATTGTTTGTACCTGAATCAGAGCATGAACCTTGTTGAGTGCAGAGACAAATGCCTGAGGAATTGTTCTTGCGTGGCTTATGCAAATTCGGATATCAGAGGAGAAGGCAGTGGTTGTGCTTTGTGGTTTGGTGACCTTAATGATTTGAGGACTCTACCAGATGCAGGCCAAGATCTTTATATTAGAGTGCCAGCTTCAGAATTAG AGACAAAGAATGGACGCAAGATCAAGATAGGAATTGCAGTGGGAGTCACAATTGGCGTATTATGTGGCCTggtcttagttttctttttggTCCGTAAAGGACGAACAAGGAGCATTTTAAAAG ATCGTTCCAAGGAAGAACAAGAGGAAGATCCAAAGGTCCCATTGTATGACCTATCAGTTATAGTTTCTTCCACTGATAACTTTTCGCACAAAAACAAGCTTGGAGAAGGTGGATTTGGATCTGTATTTAAG GGAACATTAGAAAATGGACAAAGAATAGCAGTTAAGAGGCTCTCAAGCGGTTCTGGACAAGGGATCAAGgaatttaagaatgaaattgcattaattgcCAAACTTCAGCACCGTAATCTCGTCAAGCTGCAAGGATATTGCATTCAGAATGAAGAGAAATTACTTATATATGAATATATGCCTAACAAAAGcttggatttttttatatttg ATCAAACGAAAAAAAGGGTTTTGGATTGGAATACACGATTTAATATCATTCTCGGTATAGCGAAAGGACTTCTTTATCTTCATCAAGATTCAAGACACAGAGTTATTCATCGAGATCTCAAGGCAAGTAATGTTTTACTTGATGATGAGATGAATCCAAAGATCTCAGATTTTGGTTTAGCTCGAATTTTAGGAGGAGACCAGACCACAGAAATTACACGTTGTGTTGTTGGAACATA TGGATACATAGCACCAGAATATGCGATAGATGGAAATTTCTCAGTAAAATCAGACGTTTTCAGTTTTGGTGTTTTATTGCTGGAGATAGTATcaggaaagaaaaatagaggAGACCAACATCAAAACCAAAATACAAATCTTATTGAACAA GCATGGAATTTGTGGATTGAAGGGAGGCCTTTAGATTTGATAAGTGAAGACTTAAAAGAATCTTGCAACGGCTCCGAAGCATTGCGTTGCATCCATATTAGTTTTCTGTGTCTTCAACAGCATCCACATGACAGGCCAAGCATGTCGTTTGTGATTATGATGTTAGATAGTGAGATTTGCTTGCCTCAACCAAAACAACCAGCTCTGTTTGTTGGAGAATATTATTCTTCGTTAAATAAGAGTAATTTAATTTCTGGTAATGAATTAAGTATGTCCATATTGGAAGCACGTTAA